From one Papio anubis isolate 15944 chromosome 12, Panubis1.0, whole genome shotgun sequence genomic stretch:
- the APLNR gene encoding apelin receptor, with translation MEEGGDFDNYYGADNQSECEYTDWKSSGALIPAIYMLVFLLGTTGNGLVLWTVFRSSREKRRSADIFIASLAVADLTFVVTLPLWATYTYRDYDWPFGTFSCKLSSYLIFVNMYASVFCLTGLSFDRYLAIVRPVANARLRLRVSGAVATAVLWVLAALLAMPVMVFRTTGDLENTTKVQCYMDYSMVATVSSDWAWEVGLGVSSTTVGFVVPFTIMLTCYFFIAQTIAGHFRKERIEGLRKRRRLLSIIVVLVVTFALCWMPYHLVKTLYMLGSLLHWPCDFDLFLMNVFPYCTCISYVNSCLNPFLYAFFDPRFRQACTSMLCCGQSRCAGTSHSSSGEKSASYSSGHSQGPGPNMGKGGEQMHEKSIPYSQETLVVD, from the coding sequence ATGGAGGAAGGTGGTGATTTTGACAACTACTATGGGGCAGACAACCAGTCTGAGTGTGAGTACACAGACTGGAAATCTTCCGGGGCCCTCATCCCTGCCATCTACATGTTGGTCTTCCTCCTGGGCACCACGGGCAACGGTCTGGTGCTCTGGACCGTGTTTCGGAGCAGCCGGGAGAAGAGGCGCTCAGCTGATATCTTCATCGCTAGCCTGGCAGTGGCTGACCTGACCTTTGTGGTGACGCTGCCCCTGTGGGCTACCTACACGTACCGGGACTATGACTGGCCCTTTGGGACCTTCTCCTGCAAGCTCAGCAGCTACCTCATCTTTGTCAACATGTACGCCAGTGTCTTCTGCCTCACCGGCCTCAGCTTCGACCGCTACCTGGCCATCGTGAGGCCAGTGGCCAACGCTCGGCTGAGGCTGCGAGTCAGCGGGGCCGTGGCCACGGCGGTCCTGTGGGTGCTGGCTGCCCTCCTGGCCATGCCCGTCATGGTGTTCCGCACCACCGGGGACCTGGAGAACACCACCAAGGTGCAGTGCTACATGGACTACTCCATGGTGGCCACTGTGAGCTCGgattgggcctgggaggtgggcCTGGGGGTCTCGTCCACCACCGTGGGCTTCGTGGTGCCCTTCACCATCATGCTGACCTGTTACTTCTTCATCGCCCAAACTATCGCTGGCCACTTCCGCAAGGAGCGCATCGAGGGCCTGCGGAAGCGGCGCCGGCTGCTCAGCATCATCGTGGTGCTGGTGGTGACCTTTGCCCTGTGCTGGATGCCCTACCACCTGGTGAAGACGCTGTACATGCTGGGCAGCCTGCTGCACTGGCCCTGTGACTTTGACCTCTTCCTCATGAACGTCTTCCCCTACTGCACCTGCATCAGCTACGTCAACAGCTGCCTCAACCCTTTCCTCTATGCCTTCTTCGATCCCCGCTTCCGCCAGGCCTGCACCTCCATGCTCTGCTGTGGCCAGAGCAGATGTGCGGGCACCTCCCACAGCAGCAGTGGGGAGAAGTCAGCCAGCTACTCTTCGGGGCACAGCCAGGGGCCTGGCCCCAACATGGGCAAGGGTGGAGAACAGATGCACGAGAAATCCATCCCCTACAGCCAGGAGACCCTTGTGGTTGACTAG